Sequence from the Nocardia cyriacigeorgica GUH-2 genome:
CTTACGGATGGTGCTCGGCGGCCGGTTACGGCGCTTGCGGGAAGGGGCCGGCATCACCCGGGAGGCGGCCGGTGAGCACATCCGTGGCTCGCATTCCAAGATCAGCCGCATCGAACTGGGCCGCACACCCATCCGGGAACGCGATCTGGTGGACCTGCTCACGCTCTACGGCATGACCGATCCCGCCGAGGTCGGCGAATTCCGCAGGCTCGCAGAGGAAGCGGGCAGTTCGGGATGGTGGCACCGCGACAACGACTGGCTGCCCAAATGGTTCGACATGTACCTCGGGCTCGAACAGGCCGCGGCGATGATCCGCGGCTACGAGCCGCGCGCGGTGCCCGAACTGTTGCAGACCCCCGACTACGCCCGCGCCCTCATCCGGCTCGCTCATCCCACCGAATCCGAGGACGGCATCGAACGCCGGGTCGCGCTGCGGATGCGCCGCCAGGAGATTCTCACCCGGCCCGATCCGCCGCAGCTGTGGCTGATGGTGGAGGAAGCGGCATTGCGGCGTCGCATCGGCGGGACGGCGGTGTGGAGCGAACAGCTCGACCGCTTGCTGGCGGCGGTGGAGCAGCCGAATGTGACGGTGCAGCTGCTCGCCGATCACGTCGGCGGTCCGGCGCTGACCGAGGGCGCGTTCACCATGTTGCGGTTCGCCGAACCCGATCTGCCCGACATCGTCTACATCCAGCAGCTCACCGGCGCACTGTATCTGGACAAACGCGCCGACTTGGATGCCTACCGGACGGTGGCCAACCAGCTGTCGGTGCACGCCGCTGCGCCGGAACACACCCCCGATCTGCTGCGCGCGCTGCGTTCCCGGGAACAGCCGATCCTGCGCCACCCCAGCGCCGAATAGCGCGGGCCGCGACAGTGGCCTGCCCGGTGAGCAAGGGTAGGGAACGAGCTCACCGGACAGGCCGTGCACCCGGTCGACGCGGCGAACGAGAACCGGGCACGGCACCGACGTTAGGCCACCCCGGCCGGTACGGCACGGTGCGCGCACCGATCTCGTACATTCTCCGGGGCGCGGTGGAAACTGTTGTGAGCGAACACAATCGGCGTCTACACCGGGAACAGGCTGTGCCGCCGCGGATCGTGCTCGGCGACGCTGCCCTTTTCCCGCAGCAACCGCAACGCGCGCCGGATCTCGAGCCGGGTGTCGGCCGGTTCGATGACGGCGTCGATGTAGCCGCGTTCGGCCGCGATCCACGGGGTGGCGGTGGTGGCGTTGTACTGGTCGATCATGTAGTCGCGCACCGCCGCGCGCTGGTCGGCGGGCACCATCGACAACTGCTTGCGCCCGACGATGCTCACCGCGCTCTGCGCACCCATCACCGCGATCCGCGCGGTCGGCCAGGCCAGGCTGATATCGGCGCCCAGCTGTTTGCAGCCCATGACCGCGTAACCGCCGCCGTAGGCCTTGCGCACCACCACCGTCACGATCGGCACCGTGGCTTCCAGCACGGCCCGGAAGAAGCGCCCGCCGCGTTTGATCACCCCGTTGCGTTCCTCCTCCACACCCGGCAGCACGCCCGGGGTGTCGACGACGAAGATCAGCGGCAGCCCGAACGCGTTGCACAGCCGGATGAAATGGGTCGCCTTGTCCGAGCACTGGGCGTCGATGGCGCCGCCGAGGGCCATCGGCTGGTTGGCGACCACGCCCACGCTGCGGCCGTCGACCCGGCTGAAGCCGGTGATCAGATTCGGTGCGGTGGCGGCGCTGATCTCGTGGAATTCGCCGTCGTCGAAGATGCGCAGCAGGATCTCGTGCATGTCGTAGCCGTGGGAGTCGGCGTCCGGGATGATCGCATTGAGCTCGAGATCGGAGTCGGTGCGCTCGGGTTCGAGACCGGGGTTGACCACCGGCGGCTGCTCCAGACAACTCGACGGCAGATAGCTCAGGTATTGGCGTGCCCAGGCGAAGGCGTCCTCCTCGGTGGCGGCGACGTGGTGCACGGTGCCGTTGGCGGCCTGCACATGCGCGCCGCCGAGCTCCTCCATGCTCACCTCTTCGCCGGTCACCTCCTTGATGACCTCCGGCCCGGTGACGAACATGTACGACTTCTCGGTGGCGATCAGCACGTCGGTGTTGACCGGCGCATACACCGATCCGGCCGCGCACTTGCCGAGCATGATCGACACCTGCGGGACGAAACCGGACAGCTTGCCCTGCCTGCGGCTCATCAGCGCATACCAGGCCAGGGAGGTGACCGCGTCCTGGATGCGGGCGCCACCGGAGTCGTTGATCGCCACCACCGGGCAGGCGTTGTCGAGCGCGAAGTCCAGCGCGGCGGCCACCTTGCGGCCGAACATCTCGCCGACCGAGCCGCCGAAGACGGTCTGGTCGTGGGCGATGACCACCACCGGCCTGCCGTCGATGCGGCCGCGTCCGGTCACCACGCCGTCGCCGTACATGGCATCACCGGTGGCGGGCTGGCGCACCAGGGCACCGATTTCGACGAAGCTGCCCGGGTCCACCAGCGCGCGCACCCGCTGCCTGGCGCTGGGTATGCCCTTCTGTTTGCGTTTGGCGATTCCGGCTTCGCCTGCCGGTTCTTCGGCGAGCTCCAGGATGTCCCGCAGCTGTTCCAGCTTTTCTCGTGTACCGCTCATTACCTGTGGATCCAGCCCTTCACCTTCGCCGGCGCCGGAAAATCCCGCGCGGCCGAGCCGTGCGTAGGCGCAGCGCCCGATGTTAATGGTGGTGCGGGTCCGGGCACAGCGGCGGAGCCGATCTGATGGGAGACCTCACAGCCGGTCGTATCCGGCTCTCATCCGACCTCGGCCGCAGCGGGAACTACCGCACCGCCTTTTGTGGGTAATCCCTGACCGGAAACAGGGGAACTGGTGATCGGTCCCGAAGGCGATACGGGGCGCTCCCACCTGGTGGCGGGCGGCCGTACAGTGACCGCGACGCGGCGCCGGGAAATGCGCGGCCGGCGCCGCGTCGCATAATTGTCGCGGCCATGGCGGGCCAGCGCTCGGATCGTTGTCCCTACAGTCCGTTATCTTATTGTGATTCCGCCCAACCGGCCCGGATTGCGCTCATGACTTCTCCGATTCCCCACCGCAGGGGGTAATTTCGCCGCTGATCCCCGATAGCGTCCGGTAGTCATGATGGGCACACAGGCCGGCGCGGATATCTCGAGCCTGGAAGCGAAACTCGTGCGATTCCTGATGCGCCGCAGGCGGGGCACGCACGGCGGCGACATCGCGGCCACGGTGCGGCACTGCCTTGCCGAAGCGGTACAGCAGCTGCACCCGCGCAGCGGGCGGCCGGGCGCGGGCGCCGAGGCGATCGCGGGGGCGGCGGCGCGGTGGGCGCGTGAGGGCGTCGCCCTCGAGACGGTGCTGGGCGCCTACCACGAGGGGATCCGTCAGGGACTGGAATTCCTGGCCGATCACGCCACTGACGACGACGCCGCCGACGGCTCGGCCGCGCAACTGCTGGCCGGTACGCAGCTGATGGTGCAGGTGCTCGAACTGGTGACGGTCACCGCCTCGGCCGCCTACCTCGACGAGCACCGCCTCGTCGCGCGCGAACATCAGACCGCCGCCCAGACCCTGGTCTCGGCGCTGTTGAGCGGCCACGGCGTCGGCGCGCTGGCCCGGCGCACCGGCATCGCGGTGGCACCGGCCTACCAGGTGGTGGCGCTGGCGATCCCGCCGCATCCGGACGAACTCGACGCCGGCATCGGCGCGGTCTCGGCGGGCCGGCGCAAACTGCGCCGGGTACAGGCGGCGCTGGCCGCTCCGCTGGGCTCGCGGTCGTTGTCGCTGCTGTCCGCCGACGGGGGCACGGTGCTCGTCCCGCAGGACCCGGCCTCCGCGTTCGCACCGTCGCCCGCGATGACCGGTGAGGTGCTCGAGGTGGTCGGCGAGGCCGCCGAGGTGGCGCTGACCGCCGTGGTGATCAGCGGACCCACCCAGCGCATTCCGGAACTGGCCGGTCGCGCCCACGACGTGCTCGAACACGTCCGCGGCGCAGGGCATCCGGCGGGCCTGTACCGGATCACCGAAGGCAGTGACGCCGACGGTGAGGCCGGCTGCCGGTACCTGCCCGACGTCCCCGACGCCGTCCGCATCGGCCGATCGGCCTGAGCATCCGCGCCCGATCTCGATTCCGCCCCGGGACAAGGAGAACACTGTGACCACCGCGCTGACCGATCGCGACATCTTGCGCGAACTGGAACCGATCGCCGAACGCCAGCTCCACGATCATCTCCGCAAAGCCAAGTCCTGGAATCCGCACGACTATGTGCCCTGGGACGACGGCCGCAATTTCGCGGCGCTGGGCGGCATCGATTGGGAACCGGGACAATCGAAGCTGTCGGACGTAGCGCGCGTGGCCATGGTCACCAATCTGCTCACCGAAGACAATCTGCCGTCCTATCACCGCGAATTGGCCGACACCTTCACCCAGGACGGTGTCTGGGGCACCTGGGTGGGACGCTGGACCGCCGAGGAGAACCGGCACTCCATCGTCATGCGCGACTACCTGGTGGTGACCAGGGCCGTCGACCCGGTCGCGCTGGAACAGGCCCGCATGACCCATATGAGCACCGGTGTGGCGAAACCGGAGCGGGGCTCGCAATTCCTGCGCTCCACCGCCTACGTCACCTTTCAGGAACTGGCCACCCGGATCAGTCACCGCAATACCGGAATCGCCTGCCAGGAACCGATCGCCGAACGCATGCTCCAGCGCATCGCCGCCGACGAAAACCTGCACATGATCTTCTACCGCACCATCAGTGGCGCCGCCCTGGATCTGGCACCCGACGACATGCTGCGCGCGATCACCGATGTGGTGACCCGGTTCCAGATGCCCGGCCTGACCCAACCGGATTTCCGCCGCAATTCGGTGCTGTTGGCCAAGAACGGCATCTACGACCTGCGCCAGCACCTGGATGTGGTGCTGCGGCCGGTGCTGCGGGCCTGGCGGGTCTTCGACCGCACCGACCTCGGCGGCGAGGGCGAACGAGCCCGCGACGAACTGCACGCCTTCCTCGACAATCTCGAACGGCGCGCGGTGCGGTTCGAGGAACGTCGCGAGGCCGTGGCCGCGCGCCGGGCGGAACGAAGCGCTGCGGCCGGATGAGTACACGACTACCGGTGACGGCGGCGGCGATGGCACTGGTCGCCGCCGTCTGCGTGACGCCCGCGGCCGCCGAACCCACAGAATCGGTGCCCGTGCTGGGTTCGCCCGGCCCTGGCGTCGAAACCGCCGTCACCCGAACATCTTTGATTCGTGTGGAGGTACTCGACAAGCAGCGCATCCGGCTGCATATCGCGTCGGCGGCGATGCGGCGGGTGATCGCCATCGACACCCTGATCGGCACCGGCCCGGCCCCGCGCCCGACGCTGTATCTGCTCGACGGCGTCGACGGCGAGAAGACCTCGGGCTGGCTGACCAAGGGCGGGGCGGCGGAATTCTTCGCCGGCAAACCGGTCGACGTCGTGCTCACCACCGGCGGCACCGGCAGCATGTACAGCGACTGGGTGCGCTCCGACGCCGCCCTGGGCCTGAATCGGTGGGAAACCTTTCTCACCGAGGAACTGCCGCCGCTGGTGGAGACCTATCTCGGCGGCACCGGCGTCCGCGCGATCGCAGGGGTGTCGATGGGTGCGCAGGCGGCGATGATGCTCACCCAGCGTCATCCGGGGATGTACCGGGCGGTGGCGGGAATGAGCGGCTGCTATTCGACCGCCGATCCGCTGGGTCGCGCGGTCACCACCATCACCGTCGCCTCCCGCGGCGGTAACCCGGAGAACCTGTGGGGGCCGCCGTCGTCGCCGGAATGGGCCGCCCACGACAGCCTGCTCGGCGCCGAACAGTTGCGTGGCACCGCGATCTACCTGTCGGCGGCCACCGGCGCGCCGACCGGCGTCGACCTGACCGAGGTGGCGCGGGCGCCCGATATCGTCGCGGCGCTGGGGGAGATGGGCGGTGGCGCGGCCCTGGAAGCGGGCGCGCGCTCGTGTACCGAGCGCATGGCCGCCCGCCTCGACGAACTCGGTATCCCGGCCACGGTGGAGCTGCTGGACCAGGGCATGCACACCTGGCCCGACTTCCGGGCGCAGCTGCCGCGCACCTGGCCGACGCTGGCGACCGCACTCGGGGTGTCGTCCACCCCGCCGCGCTGACACTCAGGCGGTGAAGCGCACTTCGGCGGCGGCATAGCCGAACAGTTTGCGCCCGTGCGAGCGTGCATCGATGGCAACGGTACCGCGACGTCCGCTCGCATCGAGTGAGGTGATCCGGCCGCTGAACTCGATCGGGCTCGACGCCAGCGCCGGCACCCGCAGATAGTGGGTGTTGTGCGCGAATTGCGCGCGCAGCCGGGTGACCGCGGCGGGATCGCCGAGCCAGGAACTCAGATACCCCGCCGCCAGCCCGAGCTTGAGCATGCCCGGCGCCACCACGGTGGGCAGCCCACATTCGATGGCGGTGCGTTCGTCGAACAACACCGGGTTCGTATCGCCGGTGACGCCCGCGTAATTCACCAGATCACCCCGCGAGAGCCACAACACCGTCGGTGGCAGCACGGCGCCGACCCGCAGCGACGCGGGATCGATCGTGGTGCACGGTATGTGCCGCGGCACCACCGCGGACACCGTTTCCGGGCCGGCCGCGGTGATGGTGCCGGGCACCGCGTCGGCGCGCGGATCGGTCATCGCCACCCGGCGTACCGCCTCGCCGAGACGTTCGGCCTCACCGGTTCGTGCCAGCAGCGCGGTCGACCCGGTCTGCACCACCTCACCGGTGGCGTCGGTGAGCACGCTCTTGATCGCCATCACGTCGTAATCGGCGAAATGGCGGAAGGATTCGAAGTAGATATCGCAGGTCAACTCGTCGCCGGCGATGAGTGGACGGCCGATGTCGATCACCTGATCGGCGTGCAGGATCCGGGCCGGGTCGTAGCCGGTGAGCACGGTGTCCAGGATCTCCCGGTGCACTCGCAGCAGGATGATCGAGGCGAACGTCGACGGTGCGATCAGACCCGGGTATCCGAGTGCGGCGGCGGCGGATTCGTCCCAGTGCGCCGGGTGGCGGTCCTGTACCGCACGGGCGTATTCGCGGATCTTCTCCCGGCCCACGGTATACCGGTGCGAGGACCGGTAACGGTGGTCGAGCAGGGCCCGCACCTGATCGGCGGGGGCGAGAGTGGTGGCTGCCTCGGACATCTGTGCTCCCTACAAAGCGCTCGGAACGAAAATTCGGGCGGTCTCAGCGCATGGGCCCGAACACCCAGGCGGGGACCGGATTGTGGTCGGGGGTGACGGCCGCGGCGACCGGCACGCCCGCGCCGATGAAGCTGGCGACGGCGCGGTCGATATGGTCGGCCGAGGTCACCACGACGGCGTCGCGGGCGCCGATCTCCTGCATGATCCGCGCCGAATGGTGTGCGTTCTGCACGGTGTCGACCGCGGCCGGATCCAGATGCACCCGCTCGGCCGGAATACCGTGGCGTACCAGCCAATCCGCCATGGCGACGGCCTCGCTGACACCGTTGCGCGGGTTGCCGCCGGTGACGATGATCGGCGAGCCCGGCGCCAGCAGCGCCTGGATGTAGCCGGCGCGTAACCGCGCGACCAGCTCGGGCCGCATGCTGCCGTCGGGTAGGAGCCCATAGCCCAGCACCACGATCGCGGTGCCCGGCCCGTGCACCTGGACCAGCGGCCCGGACACGAACTCGGCCGAACCCGTCGAATCGGCGGCGGCCGCGGGGGAGTGCAGACCCGAGCCGATCAGCGCGGCCGCACCGAGCAGCGTGGCTGCGGTCAGCCGCAGCCCGACTCGCTTGCGGTGCGGCCTGCCGGCGGAATGGATGCGGGTCGGCGATGCCATCGAGTCGAACATGGGCACTCCCAGAATGTGCCGGGCGGTGATCACCGCTGGCGGAAAATGGTATTGCTCCATGATTCGGCACGGGCCGGGAAATGTGTCGTGATCAGTTGGTTATCTGGAGGATTCACCGATTCCCGCGGCCGCTTTTCGTGCCGACCCACGTGTGATTGTGATGGCGGACCGGGCACCGCCGTGCGGGTCTGTGAGATTCACCGGGCGTGGTTGCGCGGCGATTTCTGTGTCCGGTCCCTAATGGCGCGTGAGGGCGTTCGTGAGGTTTCCAGACCCCATGGCGGCGCGCTGGTTTCGGGGTCTTGCGGTCTTAGCGTTGGCGCAGTTTCCGTGCCGACGACCGGCACGTCGGCACTGACACTGGAACATTGTTGTTCAGGAAGGCACGTTATGAGACGAAGTACCTCTCGCCGGTTGTTGCGTTCGGTGGTGGTGGCGAGTGCGGCGGTGCTCGCGTTGTCCACGGTGGGTGGGCAGGCCGCGGCCGCGCCGACGGAGCAGGATCTGGCCGACTATATTGCGGCGGGGCGGTCGGTGGCGGGGCCGGTGGCCGATTCGGGGTCGAGTTCGGGGTCGGCGTGTGATTCCGGTAGCGGCGCCGGCTCGGGTAACGGGTCCGGTGATTGCTACGGGGGTTCGGGGTCGAGTTCGGGGTCGTCGGGTGGGTATGCCTCCGATACCATCGGTTACGGGCCTTCGCAGACGTCGTGGCTGGCGGCGTTCGCCTACGGCCTGGCCAACGGTGATGCGGCCCCGCCCGGCGCCAACGACTGGAATTGCAAGCCGACGGCGGAGCATCCGCGGCCGGTGTTGTTGATCCACGGCACCTGGATGAACGCCTACAACGGGTTCGCCTACATGGGTCAGCCGATCAAGGATGCCGGGTTCTGCACCTTCACCTTCAACTACGGGCGCTCGAATCTGCTCGAGGGTGGCGGGTTGGGGTCGGTGCTGCCCGGGGTGATGGGCACCGGCTACATCCAGGACTCGGCCAAACAACTGGCGGTGTTCGTCGACCGGGTGTTGGCGGCGACCGGCGCGTCCGAGGTCGATATCGTGGCGCATTCGCAGGGTGGGTCGATGTCGAACTGGTACACCAAGTTCGAAGGGGGTGCGGCGAAGGTGAAGAACCTCATCACCTACGGCGCCACCCATCACGGCACCAGCCTCGACGGCATCGGCGCCCTCGGTCGCGCGATCAACAACCTGGGCATCGATATCCTCGGGTTCATCGAGATCTTCGTCGGGCACGC
This genomic interval carries:
- a CDS encoding acyl-ACP desaturase, yielding MTTALTDRDILRELEPIAERQLHDHLRKAKSWNPHDYVPWDDGRNFAALGGIDWEPGQSKLSDVARVAMVTNLLTEDNLPSYHRELADTFTQDGVWGTWVGRWTAEENRHSIVMRDYLVVTRAVDPVALEQARMTHMSTGVAKPERGSQFLRSTAYVTFQELATRISHRNTGIACQEPIAERMLQRIAADENLHMIFYRTISGAALDLAPDDMLRAITDVVTRFQMPGLTQPDFRRNSVLLAKNGIYDLRQHLDVVLRPVLRAWRVFDRTDLGGEGERARDELHAFLDNLERRAVRFEERREAVAARRAERSAAAG
- a CDS encoding helix-turn-helix domain-containing protein, coding for MVLGGRLRRLREGAGITREAAGEHIRGSHSKISRIELGRTPIRERDLVDLLTLYGMTDPAEVGEFRRLAEEAGSSGWWHRDNDWLPKWFDMYLGLEQAAAMIRGYEPRAVPELLQTPDYARALIRLAHPTESEDGIERRVALRMRRQEILTRPDPPQLWLMVEEAALRRRIGGTAVWSEQLDRLLAAVEQPNVTVQLLADHVGGPALTEGAFTMLRFAEPDLPDIVYIQQLTGALYLDKRADLDAYRTVANQLSVHAAAPEHTPDLLRALRSREQPILRHPSAE
- a CDS encoding YdcF family protein — encoded protein: MASPTRIHSAGRPHRKRVGLRLTAATLLGAAALIGSGLHSPAAAADSTGSAEFVSGPLVQVHGPGTAIVVLGYGLLPDGSMRPELVARLRAGYIQALLAPGSPIIVTGGNPRNGVSEAVAMADWLVRHGIPAERVHLDPAAVDTVQNAHHSARIMQEIGARDAVVVTSADHIDRAVASFIGAGVPVAAAVTPDHNPVPAWVFGPMR
- a CDS encoding esterase/lipase family protein, which codes for MRRSTSRRLLRSVVVASAAVLALSTVGGQAAAAPTEQDLADYIAAGRSVAGPVADSGSSSGSACDSGSGAGSGNGSGDCYGGSGSSSGSSGGYASDTIGYGPSQTSWLAAFAYGLANGDAAPPGANDWNCKPTAEHPRPVLLIHGTWMNAYNGFAYMGQPIKDAGFCTFTFNYGRSNLLEGGGLGSVLPGVMGTGYIQDSAKQLAVFVDRVLAATGASEVDIVAHSQGGSMSNWYTKFEGGAAKVKNLITYGATHHGTSLDGIGALGRAINNLGIDILGFIEIFVGHAGIQQTIGSDFVNQLNAGGDTVPGVDYTIVGTRYDEITNPYDLTFLKPGPGATVRNITLQDGCEQDISDHLTMMYSPRALSIALNALDPVQFPQLQCTFNPWLIGGGGQL
- a CDS encoding fused (3R)-hydroxyacyl-ACP dehydratase subunits HadA/HadB codes for the protein MSEAATTLAPADQVRALLDHRYRSSHRYTVGREKIREYARAVQDRHPAHWDESAAAALGYPGLIAPSTFASIILLRVHREILDTVLTGYDPARILHADQVIDIGRPLIAGDELTCDIYFESFRHFADYDVMAIKSVLTDATGEVVQTGSTALLARTGEAERLGEAVRRVAMTDPRADAVPGTITAAGPETVSAVVPRHIPCTTIDPASLRVGAVLPPTVLWLSRGDLVNYAGVTGDTNPVLFDERTAIECGLPTVVAPGMLKLGLAAGYLSSWLGDPAAVTRLRAQFAHNTHYLRVPALASSPIEFSGRITSLDASGRRGTVAIDARSHGRKLFGYAAAEVRFTA
- a CDS encoding alpha/beta hydrolase, whose amino-acid sequence is MSTRLPVTAAAMALVAAVCVTPAAAEPTESVPVLGSPGPGVETAVTRTSLIRVEVLDKQRIRLHIASAAMRRVIAIDTLIGTGPAPRPTLYLLDGVDGEKTSGWLTKGGAAEFFAGKPVDVVLTTGGTGSMYSDWVRSDAALGLNRWETFLTEELPPLVETYLGGTGVRAIAGVSMGAQAAMMLTQRHPGMYRAVAGMSGCYSTADPLGRAVTTITVASRGGNPENLWGPPSSPEWAAHDSLLGAEQLRGTAIYLSAATGAPTGVDLTEVARAPDIVAALGEMGGGAALEAGARSCTERMAARLDELGIPATVELLDQGMHTWPDFRAQLPRTWPTLATALGVSSTPPR
- a CDS encoding acyl-CoA carboxylase subunit beta, whose translation is MSGTREKLEQLRDILELAEEPAGEAGIAKRKQKGIPSARQRVRALVDPGSFVEIGALVRQPATGDAMYGDGVVTGRGRIDGRPVVVIAHDQTVFGGSVGEMFGRKVAAALDFALDNACPVVAINDSGGARIQDAVTSLAWYALMSRRQGKLSGFVPQVSIMLGKCAAGSVYAPVNTDVLIATEKSYMFVTGPEVIKEVTGEEVSMEELGGAHVQAANGTVHHVAATEEDAFAWARQYLSYLPSSCLEQPPVVNPGLEPERTDSDLELNAIIPDADSHGYDMHEILLRIFDDGEFHEISAATAPNLITGFSRVDGRSVGVVANQPMALGGAIDAQCSDKATHFIRLCNAFGLPLIFVVDTPGVLPGVEEERNGVIKRGGRFFRAVLEATVPIVTVVVRKAYGGGYAVMGCKQLGADISLAWPTARIAVMGAQSAVSIVGRKQLSMVPADQRAAVRDYMIDQYNATTATPWIAAERGYIDAVIEPADTRLEIRRALRLLREKGSVAEHDPRRHSLFPV